The genome window TTGAatgtaaagattattttaaaattatttatctatttatgtcCCTGTTCTGCCTGAAACACTTTGTCCCTCAACCACTTGTTCTTTGTTCTGTTGAGGCAGTCAGGTGTAAATGCTTAAAACATgtgaaagacactgagcttatcagcTGAAAAGTTGAGAGCCTGGGTTCAAAACCTGAGCATCGCGTCATGGGGtgtgctcctgttacttgttccagctcctgcccacctagcagtttgaaagcatgcaaatgcaagtgtcaatcctgaagcgaacctggctggggtcatctttgaggcttcagggttgccactagatgagagggggagggaaatagtTAACTGGGGTTTTGCAGTCAAAACAGaaggttttcctgtgggaaccaaggtcattccaacaggtggctgggagaggaggagcGAAATAACCAAGCAACTGGCCAGCACCtctattggaccatgtgactgatgacttggggaaaggggaaaaactttCTCTTTAATTAGGTAAAAAccgtgggaactttcagagttggttttttttaaaatttatttacatttatatcccgtccttcaccgaagactcagggcagcttacagtgtgtaaggcaatagtctcattctatttgtatatttacaaagtcaacttattgccccccccaacaatctgggtcctcattttacctaccttataaaggatggaaggctgagtcaaccttgggcctggtgggattcgagcctgcagtaattgcaggctgctgtgttttaataacaggctatcttacagcctgagccaccacggccctttaactggttttcaccagttgtgccaatatgatgtatccaataaaattgttctttgaggaatctacctgcctcggaattctgctttctatgggtgcattacttggaacactgacagcgagtagataaataggtaccacttcagtgggaaagtaacagcattctgtgcacctcagCATCTAGTCAtgatgaccacatgaccatggaaatatcttcagacaaGGCTGGTTCCTTCTGCTAAGAaattgagatgagcaccacttcctagagccgtgatggtgaacctatggcatgtgtgccacaggtggcacgtgtaaccatatcagtgggcatgggagctcagctccagcatgcatctgcgcaccagccagctgattttcaggccttctgggcccactagaagtagggaaacaagctgtttcctgcctccagagggccttggggtgggggaggcctgttttttgctgtctccagcttccaaagcctctctaggagtctggggagggcaaaaatggcttttCCCACCCCCTCAGAGGCCCTTCAgaagccagaaacggcccgtttgccgtttgtgggactggaagttggcaaacgggctgttttcgGCCTTCGGAGGGCCTTCAGgtaggtggggaaggccgttttcaccctccccagtctcctagaaaggctctggagccaggtgagagagaaaaacaggcctactgggccatcacgtgccaggagcagggggagcaGGGGGGTCACGCATGCGGGGTTggggggcatagaattatgggtgtgggcatatgcatgacccccaccaaggccccccctcctggcacctgatagcaaaaagattagccatcactgccctagagtcagacatggctGGACACGGGAAACCTTTATCTATGGACAGTGCAGTTTTTTTCTGATCAGTTCTAATTATGACAGATGCAATACATGGTCTTTTGACTTATAGAGCCATAGAAACCTGAAAGGCCAATATACCAAATAAAACCAGCTTCCTGTTCTCAAAACTCATTTACATCTGCTGGATCTACTTTTCATATCCAAGTTAATATTCTTTAATATTTTAGTTGAAGTTCCTTTATCTAAAGTTATTAAGGTCTTTTGTTGGTGTTGTATGGGTGAAAATTAAATTTGTGTCTAATATTTGAATTTGGAGATGTTCAGTATTCTGTAAAATCCGAAAATGAGTACttgaaataataatagcaacaatggTAAATTATATGATCAAAGACCATATATGAGATTTGTTCTTTTCATTCTGCTCTTCCTTTTCTTGTAGCTCTATTACCAAGTTTTAAATTTTGCCATGATCGTGTCTTCAGCCCTAATGATATGGAAAGGCCTTATTGTTATCACCGGGAGTGAAAGTCCAATTGTAGTCGTGCTCAGGTATGTctctttatgaagaatttgtttgccGGGGTAGTCTGCAGCCCTCAATTTTTGTCTCATTCCTGTCCCAAATTGGGAATAGGgaaagagagagtgactagcaGGTTGTTTTTATAACCATCATTTCTTTAATATGttcccttggtttttttttgtttgtttgtttttgtaaaaagttttattttcattttccaacaacctattcaatatacagtctcttattcaacattaatcattaattttcatttgttacttattcgggcctgcccagctaccacttccttccttaacaaacctttcctcctcccttctctactttcttctactttcttcatccttcctctccttcgcttttctacatcctctcctccttccctactcttctcttccaccctttctaacctctctctttcccctttcttcttcctctcctttccccttttctacctctctctttcctacctactttcttccttcactcttctccctttccattcccttctgaaatggcagctgagcagccccgctttcatttcaaattatttctatttcttaattacttatcttcaatcattcctttacattgatccttcatctccccccccccccccccccctccctcccccacccccgagacttcccagaacaaagtacagggtataaaattaacaatcataaattaaaatacaacataattcaaatccatagtcactcctctctctaagaccttaactccccttccagaaacaaaaaggtacattcttcttccagtccattatatatcagtccattccactcctaaaatcttcagaatcttccaattaaattagtatttccagttcatcaataatatccaatcttcatcgatcaagaccaaaatgatattccatcttccagtattcatcagaaattcttctataatatatctttcttccttaaacagtgtcccaaatataattcatatttccagcttaaattcttaaatttttatccaatctccaaaaataaacaatattctatcttctcatatctttaatatcacttacataaatcaaataacattgctaatattaatatttcttcaatttaccttacatctgtcaaataacattattaaaattataacttatatccaaaatatatcaattataacaattaaattctatttaaccaaataccaacattacatcctccAAAAGTTGAACAATATTCcaccttcccattcctttatacctcacatatatcaaatagtaacaccttatacccaaaataagtcagttgtaaaaattaaaccctatatatatattttttttaaaaaaataccatcaaaatcacatcttaagcatttctccttgtcttctgtcttacacatttccttacacattttcaatctccaaaaatatcacttacataaatcaaataacattgcaaatattaatatttcttcaatttaccttacatctatcaaataacattattaaaattataacttatataacttatatccaaaatatatcaatcataacaattaaattctatttaaccaaatatcaacattacatccataaatttttctatctatcctccaaaagttaaacaatattccatcttcccattcctttataggtcacatatatcaaatagtaacaccttatacccaaaataagtcagttgtaaaaattaaaccctatatatacatattaaaaaaaagaaaataccatcaaaatcacatcttaagcattctccttccccttgtcttctatcttacacatttccttacacatttccttacacattttccaccatctgctcaccaatcagcttaacatctaacaataaagaatttccaatttttaatatattggtgtaaaaatctcttgtttaaaaacttattaagaaaggaactccaaaagttcctataaaaaaaaaaattccatatttgaaatgaagaagtttgcaagattttaatagttctatttgcttaaaagccattcataaattataaaatctaccaaaaagagagaaaaaaaaatcaataaacttttcttcttaaacattgtgataaagaaaaaggtaaaaggagaaaaaaaaatcattaaaaattcttgttcattccatttaaaaaagtagcttgttatattcttcttctttatagtttcactttcctttgtatattgcaaacgccattttaaatccactcaagttgaaagttagttcaaaggaaagctatttaagagctgaagttaagatttattacttgcaaattcttgctagtcctcctactttgttctgtctgtgttgaattctctttagaaataaatcttggcacagaggtggtcgcggcttctcgttctgtataaacagaagcaccctgggcacggagcttcgtcaggctaaaggggagctctcacccttcgatcccctggttaaattccaggggctcctggggagctctacccaaaacctgaccactcttccctcccccttctcccgggggagaaaattccaaaccgtttgacagcccatttacgctgtcagggacggtttgacgaaacccagggcagacgatcccaaaggaacgtccgcgaagcctgcgttgccaaccgGAAGCCCCTTATGTTCCCTTGTTTTTAGTAAATTCCATCTAGGGTAAGCTGTGTTATGAAATTTGATTAGTTCATAGTAACCTAGCTATTCCTTTTTTAATCTTCTTCCTATAAAAAGCTTTAAGCAGTCTTATTCGCCAACATGTGTGTTCTTTTATATACGATGATGGCAGACTGAGAAACCATGGGTAATTCTTGATTATAGATTATTCCTACACCCTAATTTACACATGTTAAAAATAAGTATTGTTGGATTCTTGGTATTTTTTGAACTTAGTTGCTTTTCTGCAGATATTTTATTACAAGCTTGGATAACATCATCGTTGATGTTGGTTGAAAGTGACCAAACTGAGAGAACACTCAAGAACCCGACAGTTTAATCCAGTTCCACATAATATTCCTTACTATTGAAATAAGCATTAATTGAACTTTTCCAATAATGTACCATGATGTTGGGCTCTTATAGATAAAATTTTTAGGGGGGCGCAATGGCTCATCAGTTAAAGtttgacagcccaggttcaagacaggGTGAGCGTCCGTTACATGCCCCAATTCTTGCCcacctagcagcttgaaagcatgaaaatgcgagtacataaataggtaccacttggatgggaaggtaacagcgttctgtacaCCTCAGCATATAATCATGGTGCCCACATAACCACGGAAGTGTTTCCCAACTATACTGGCTTCCTCTGCTaaaaaacagagataagcaccgctccctagagtcggaaatgactagacagaggaaacctttagataaaattttacaaaatttATTTGTTGAGATAGTTTGAttgatttaaatctattgtgggtAAACATTTGAAACATTTTAGGCCTTGTAACACAAAACCACATCAAATATTctgtgcttatttattttttggtaatCATTGTGTTAATTGtaatgagtggtgcggtggcctagaggtggcgctcttgcctcgcaatcaggaggttgtgagtttgatcctaggtagaggcagatatttctctctctgggcataatgagtatatattgttgtgacccaggcccaagtaggtagttggaaagtcagtcagtgaaaaaacaattcGAACAGCGTAGTTCAACAAAAttgaagcaaattcctcccaacacaaattcctcagttctatcgcaaaccttggtcccatTGGGCAACTACCaagggcctttcttggcaaacgttcagaagacactgataaaaaaataaatgcaagaagacgaagctaccaacgttgttttccagcaaagcccaaacgccgttgctggtctgtcttaagccttatgggaggggtcaatcatctcttggccctactcccgagttgtcctttctgcttcagctgctcttgccttctggcagttctttttatgcgtgcattaagaacaggctcctcctgttcctctgcctcactactatcagtctctggaggctctggagtccgcacctcacaccctgatggccctggccccacctcagcctcatcgctgtccaactctgttgccagctccacagctgctggcggaccacaacatatattttctgaatataactccgcattggtgacaggaaaggcatccggccagtaaacactcggctccattcagttgcccagactccagccCAGTgtaagggattatgggggtcattaaaagatgatgattgtGTTAATTGTAaacattcttctcttctccttttctagTGGTAGTATGGAACCAGCCTTCCACAGGGGAGACCTCTTGTTCTTGACAAATTTCCGAGATGACCCCATCAGGGCCGGAGAAATTGTGGTTTTCAAAGTCGAAGGAAGAGATATTCCAATCGTGCACAGAGTGATTAAAGTTCACGAAAAGTAATGGTGGTCACACAAAATACAGTGTGTGTGGTGGGGGCTGTAGCTGAGGGTTTTCAGAGTTGGATTCCAAGTTAGTGGGTGGCGTTAAGATGAGGAAATTAGCAGAATCAGGACAAAAATGAatgatttattattcatttagttTAGGTAACTCTcggtggcttacaatattaaaaaataaaactacctaaataaaacactgcaaaaatattaaaaatgcaaaatacaatagctaaaagatgggaagggaaggagtaGCATGAGCAGGAGTGGGACATGGGATCTGATGTTAATCTATAAGCCACCTCCATCATAAAGCTCCTCCTTTGGAGCctctagcgcaggggtctccaaccttggtccctttaagcctagtggacttcaactcccagaattccccagccagctttgctgggaattgaagtccactaggcttaaagttgacaagagtGGAGAGCCCTGtttagggtctcaaccttggtccctttaagacttggacttcaactccagagttcctcagccagctttctggttgagggactctgggagttgaagtccacaagtctgaaagggaccaaggttggagacccctgctctagtcaacTGGCAGAGCGAGTCTTTAGGTTCTTACGGAAGGTCAGGAGGGTTCGAGAGGACCTCGCTTTGGAGGGCAAGAACGAATGTTGAATTCATTGGAATTTAAATAaacgtgctttttcaagaggcaactggactttctggtttttctttgaagacgtttcgcttctcatccaagaggcttcttcagcattgactggatggtggggagtggaaggattaaagggactggatggtgggaacgttaattcagtcagagctgaagaagcttcttggatgagaagcgaaacgtcttcaaagaaaaaccagaaaaaccttttgcctcttggaaaaaaaaaccctttgggacaaccgtgacctggatgactgagcatctccgtAGACATTGGAATTTAAATTTTAGCAAAGCAAAGTTGAATTGTTATGCTTCTGTGTAGTTAAAAAGTTTTCCTAATCTGACAGAAACTTTTAGGGAGTGTTAGGGTTGCGTCTGTGGCTTTTGGGAGAATTGggtttaaaaggaaataaaatacacATTTAAGGGGAATGGGGAAGAAAGCAAGCATTGGCAATTTAAGCATCCACATTATCTTAACTGTTGTATggcaggctttctttctttctttctttctttctttctttctttctttctttctttctttctttctttctttctttctttctttctttctttctttctttcttttttctttttgctcttaAATGCCAACTCCCAGTGccacttttaattttgttttccttccttttttttttttaatgggagaaGGCCCTTCTGTGTCTTGAATACCTAAATCATTGTTTTTCAAGCATTCTTGTAGTACAAATGTCAGACCTGATTTTTCTAGTGGGTTATTGCCCTTGCAACACGGTGACATTTtcaaaagattat of Ahaetulla prasina isolate Xishuangbanna unplaced genomic scaffold, ASM2864084v1 Contig97, whole genome shotgun sequence contains these proteins:
- the LOC131187401 gene encoding signal peptidase complex catalytic subunit SEC11C-like produces the protein MIVSSALMIWKGLIVITGSESPIVVVLSGSMEPAFHRGDLLFLTNFRDDPIRAGEIVVFKVEGRDIPIVHRVIKVHEKENGNIKFLTKGDNNEVDDRGLYKEGQDWLEKKDVVAERKGFLPYVGMVTIIMNDYPKFKYALLAVMGAYVLLKRES